The Arachis hypogaea cultivar Tifrunner chromosome 19, arahy.Tifrunner.gnm2.J5K5, whole genome shotgun sequence genome has a window encoding:
- the LOC112776225 gene encoding uncharacterized protein At4g17910 isoform X5, translating into MMMQFPSLVLSNWTYIFTILLMLLTFVCIAAKRTAASSVSIKGEHNSIREYITSYRVVVMIITFLCILAVDFRIFPRRYAKTETYGTSLMDLGVGSFVLANALVSRQARNITSVNWKTAIVSISPLITLGFLRLVTTTGVDYQVHFSEYGVHWNFFFTLAAVSILTSFVNVPPRYSGIFGLLVLVVYQFCLIHGLNAYLLSNERGMDIISQNKEGIHSIFGYWGMYLVGVQLGNYLIFGSHSSGLRSTRWVQMRVWILSIVFWLLTVFLDKHVERISRRTCNLPYVTSVLADNLQLLSILMLGDLIPGSKTSVLEEALNRNLLATFLLANILTGLVNLSVDTLSASSITALSILLVYAYILSTVIGTADYFGVKLKFW; encoded by the exons GTACTTTCAAACTGGACATATATATTCACAATTTTGTTAATGCTCTTAACATTCGTTTGTATTGCAGCCAAAAG GACTGCTGCTTCATCTGTTTCTATCAAAGGAGAGCACAATTCTATTCGAGAATATATTACATCATACAGGGTGGTTGTG ATGATTATAACATTCCTGTGCATCTTGGCTGTTGACTTCAGAATATTTCCAAGAAGATATGCAAAGACTGAAACTTATGGAACTAGTTTG ATGGATCTTGGAGTTGGGTCATTTGTATTGGCGAATGCATTAGTTTCTCGGCAAGCACGAAATATCACATCTGT AAATTGGAAGACTGCAATAGTTTCAATTAGTCCACTGATCACATTAGGGTTTCTTCGTCTTGTCACTACGACTGGTGTGGATTATCAG GTACATTTCAGTGAATATGGTGTGCATTGGAATTTCTTCTTCACACTTGCTGCCGTGTCAATCCTTACTTCATTTGTTAACGTTCCGCCTCGGTATTCTGGGATTTTTGGTTTGCTTGTCCTAGTAG TGTACCAGTTCTGTTTGATTCATGGTTTAAACGCATACTTGCTTTCTAATGAAAGAGGAATGGATATCATTAGTCAAAATAAGGAGGGAATTCATAGTATATTTG GATACTGGGGCATGTATCTTGTTGGTGTTCAATTGggaaattatcttatctttggaaGCCATTCCTCTGGATTAAGAAGTACCAGATGGGTTCAGATGAGGGTCTGGATTCTGTCCATCGTATTTTG GTTATTAACTGTGTTTTTAGACAAGCATGTGGAAAGAATTTCGCGGAGAACG TGCAACCTGCCATATGTTACTAGTGTATTGGCCGACAACCTTCAG CTATTATCAATTCTAATGCTGGGTGATCTTATTCCTGGAAGTAAAACTTCAGTACTAGAAGAAGCACTAAACCGAAACTTATTGGCTACGTTTCTTCTG GCAAATATCCTCACAGGCTTGGTAAATCTTTCTGTTGATACCCTCTCTGCGTCATCAATTACAGCACTTTCCATCTTGCTTGTGTATGCCTATATTTTATCCACGGTCATTGGAACGGCAGATTACTTCGGTGTGAAGCTAAAATTTTGGTAA